One region of Flavobacterium pisciphilum genomic DNA includes:
- a CDS encoding M48 family metallopeptidase, whose product MRNKLLLGIFAIATVYSCAVNPVTGKKSLNFVSNSELFPSSFQQYNTFIKENKVITGTADAKRVENVGMKIKAAAEKYLTYLGQSQYLKDYRWEYKLVDNKEVNAWCMPGGKIVVYSGILPVTKDDSGLATVLGHEVSHALANHGAQRMSAAQLQQLGAVGVAAVTGNQSAETQEMWQKYYGIGSQVGVMLPFSRNNESEADKIGLTLMAIAGYNPDQSIAFWKRMSAQSSGQTPEFLSTHPSDATRIANLSVLIPQAKATALKVGIIK is encoded by the coding sequence ATGAGAAATAAATTATTATTGGGAATTTTTGCTATAGCCACAGTGTATTCATGTGCGGTAAATCCTGTTACGGGAAAAAAGAGTCTTAATTTTGTTTCTAATAGTGAGCTGTTTCCATCTTCGTTTCAGCAGTACAATACTTTTATTAAAGAAAACAAAGTCATTACTGGTACTGCCGATGCCAAAAGAGTAGAAAATGTTGGGATGAAAATCAAAGCAGCTGCCGAAAAATATTTAACCTATTTAGGGCAATCTCAATATCTTAAGGATTATCGTTGGGAATATAAGTTAGTCGATAATAAAGAAGTGAATGCTTGGTGTATGCCTGGAGGTAAAATTGTTGTTTATTCAGGGATTTTGCCAGTAACAAAAGACGATTCGGGTTTGGCAACTGTTTTAGGACACGAAGTTTCACATGCATTGGCTAATCATGGTGCACAGCGTATGAGTGCTGCACAGTTACAGCAACTAGGTGCAGTAGGTGTAGCTGCAGTTACAGGTAATCAGAGTGCTGAAACACAAGAAATGTGGCAGAAATATTATGGAATCGGATCACAAGTAGGAGTAATGCTTCCATTTAGCCGAAATAATGAAAGTGAAGCCGATAAGATAGGATTGACACTTATGGCAATTGCTGGATATAACCCCGATCAGTCTATTGCTTTTTGGAAAAGAATGTCGGCACAATCATCGGGTCAAACGCCTGAATTTCTTAGTACACACCCATCAGATGCAACTAGAATTGCTAATTTAAGTGTGTTAATTCCTCAAGCAAAAGCAACAGCACTTAAAGTAGGCATAATCAAATAA
- a CDS encoding MFS transporter, whose product MKNLPKGDKKLLNAWAFYDWANSVYTLTIASAVFPIFYEALFSEREHYIHVFGMNLKNSALISFVTAMAFLVVSFISPLLSGIADYVGDKKSFMKFFCYLGALSCMGLYWFNLENIYVGLAFYFLGLLGYWGSLVFYNSYLPDIAFPEQQDRISAKGYSLGYIGSVFLLVLNLAMIMKPKFFGITGTDGEAAMKAMRYSFLMVGVWWILFSQYTYYYLPKGSKEVSQKLSKHVIFNGFKELKKVWALLNENISLRRYLGGFFVSSMAVQTVMLVATYFGAQEVQWASKDEGTIGLIICILLIQLVAVLGAILTSRASSKWGNIPTLIVINIVWAVLCCVGAYFVTLPIHFYAMATVAGLVMGGIQALSRSTYSKLLPETEDTTSFFSFYDVAEKIGIVIGMCVYGIIDQITGSPRAAIVILGVFFVIAIFLLRRIPKSKTLKQ is encoded by the coding sequence ATGAAAAACTTACCAAAAGGAGATAAGAAGCTACTAAATGCATGGGCATTTTATGACTGGGCAAATTCAGTGTACACCCTTACTATTGCATCAGCAGTATTTCCAATATTTTATGAAGCTTTATTTTCTGAGCGTGAACATTATATTCATGTTTTCGGAATGAATCTTAAAAATTCAGCTTTGATTAGTTTTGTAACTGCAATGGCTTTTTTAGTTGTTTCATTTATTTCACCATTGTTATCAGGAATTGCTGATTATGTGGGAGATAAAAAGTCTTTTATGAAATTCTTTTGCTATTTAGGAGCCTTGTCTTGTATGGGGTTATATTGGTTTAATCTAGAAAACATATATGTTGGATTGGCATTTTATTTTTTAGGACTATTAGGATATTGGGGGAGTTTAGTTTTTTATAATTCGTATTTACCAGATATTGCTTTTCCAGAACAACAAGATAGAATTAGTGCCAAAGGGTATTCTTTAGGGTATATTGGAAGTGTATTTTTGTTGGTACTCAATTTAGCTATGATTATGAAACCTAAGTTTTTTGGGATCACAGGAACAGATGGTGAAGCAGCAATGAAAGCAATGCGATATTCATTCTTAATGGTTGGAGTTTGGTGGATACTATTCAGTCAATATACTTATTATTATTTGCCAAAGGGAAGTAAAGAGGTAAGCCAGAAATTATCTAAACATGTCATTTTTAATGGTTTCAAAGAATTAAAGAAAGTTTGGGCTTTGTTGAACGAAAACATTTCGTTACGAAGATATTTAGGAGGTTTTTTTGTTTCCAGTATGGCTGTGCAAACAGTAATGCTTGTAGCTACCTATTTTGGAGCGCAGGAAGTTCAATGGGCATCTAAAGATGAAGGTACAATTGGCTTAATTATTTGTATCTTATTAATACAATTAGTAGCTGTTTTAGGGGCAATTTTAACTTCAAGAGCTTCATCTAAATGGGGAAATATCCCGACTTTAATTGTTATTAATATTGTTTGGGCAGTACTTTGTTGTGTAGGGGCTTATTTTGTTACTTTACCAATACATTTTTACGCAATGGCAACTGTGGCAGGACTTGTAATGGGAGGGATTCAGGCTTTGTCACGTTCTACTTATTCAAAACTATTACCAGAAACAGAAGATACTACTTCATTTTTTAGTTTTTATGATGTTGCTGAAAAAATAGGAATTGTAATCGGAATGTGTGTTTACGGAATCATTGATCAAATAACAGGAAGTCCACGTGCGGCTATTGTAATTTTAGGTGTGTTTTTCGTGATTGCTATCTTCTTATTGAGAAGGATACCAAAAAGTAAAACTTTAAAACAATAA
- a CDS encoding head GIN domain-containing protein encodes MKKSIQLLVCSVFFITTIANAQWSNERIKGNGKVVTNTRSTTDYDEIKVMGSFDVDLVAGKEGSITVKAEENLHPYIKIEVEGNVLKVYTEKNKNISASVGRKIQITIPFEKISNVSLSGSGDVTSKNTIKADVFTASLSGSGDLNLDVDSSTFNLTVSGSGDAVLKGNTNDFKSKLSGSGDVDATSLKAKNVDFTISGSGDSKIFCSENLKARISGSGDIKYTGNPKTKDTKVNGSGSISKA; translated from the coding sequence ATGAAAAAATCAATTCAATTATTAGTTTGTAGCGTATTCTTTATAACTACAATTGCTAACGCACAATGGTCTAATGAACGCATAAAAGGAAATGGAAAAGTAGTAACCAATACTCGCTCAACAACTGATTATGACGAAATAAAAGTAATGGGCTCCTTTGATGTCGATTTGGTTGCAGGAAAAGAAGGTTCAATTACAGTAAAAGCTGAAGAAAATCTACACCCCTATATTAAAATTGAGGTTGAAGGTAATGTGCTAAAAGTATACACCGAAAAAAATAAAAACATCAGTGCAAGCGTTGGGCGAAAAATTCAGATAACTATTCCTTTCGAAAAAATATCTAATGTTTCTCTTTCGGGTTCAGGTGATGTAACTTCAAAAAACACTATTAAAGCAGATGTTTTCACAGCATCATTATCAGGTTCTGGTGACTTAAACCTAGATGTCGATTCGTCCACTTTTAATCTTACAGTAAGTGGTTCTGGAGATGCTGTTTTAAAAGGAAATACTAATGATTTTAAAAGTAAATTGTCTGGATCTGGTGATGTTGATGCAACTTCATTAAAAGCTAAAAATGTAGATTTTACAATATCTGGATCAGGTGATAGCAAAATCTTTTGTAGCGAAAACCTAAAAGCGAGAATATCTGGTTCTGGAGATATAAAATATACAGGTAATCCTAAGACAAAAGACACTAAAGTAAATGGATCAGGAAGCATCTCAAAAGCTTAA
- a CDS encoding anti-sigma factor: MKKENDELGQLFEKFENQWDIQEMNPQHEADFLNKLKKTKPKKNYSITYAIAASIVLMLGISVFFNVSHKPKELKFASQETKRTDSIFGALIANELEKLHDKKSPENEQIINDALKQMKAMDGDYAKIIAELQKNGENKQIIYAMISNLQTRISFLQNVLTRIDENEKFKNSTHEKTL; this comes from the coding sequence ATGAAAAAGGAAAATGACGAATTAGGCCAATTATTTGAAAAATTTGAAAACCAGTGGGACATTCAAGAAATGAACCCCCAACATGAAGCAGATTTTTTAAACAAACTAAAGAAAACAAAACCTAAAAAAAATTACTCGATTACATATGCTATTGCAGCTTCAATAGTACTTATGCTGGGAATCTCTGTGTTTTTTAATGTGAGCCACAAACCAAAAGAATTAAAATTTGCATCACAAGAAACCAAAAGGACCGACTCGATTTTTGGGGCATTAATTGCCAATGAATTAGAAAAACTTCATGACAAAAAATCTCCGGAAAATGAGCAAATAATTAATGATGCGCTTAAACAGATGAAAGCTATGGATGGTGATTATGCAAAAATCATTGCCGAATTACAAAAAAACGGCGAAAACAAACAAATTATTTACGCCATGATTAGCAATTTACAAACCCGTATCTCATTCTTACAAAATGTATTGACCCGTATAGACGAAAATGAAAAATTTAAAAACAGCACCCATGAAAAAACACTATAA